One genomic region from Pyxicephalus adspersus chromosome 1, UCB_Pads_2.0, whole genome shotgun sequence encodes:
- the NUMA1 gene encoding nuclear mitotic apparatus protein 1 isoform X1, producing the protein MIRLRDALKQCQDMKTDRNQLERKNDQLSDENGDLSYKVRDLSSRLAQLQDALNETTEEHEQAMAGWQQQQSQLQNELNAAITEKKLLEEHNLILQGKISMLEDQLKRMMESEQCEKGESMGDIMRLENLQQEVVSLNTKSVELQAQITEMEEHKRAAVAELETQKSRFESEKLQLQDIVTNLQTSLSEITFQKEKQDQEARQQEEKLTCQITTLKLEISKLKSSLAQKDEILSSLRQEVEEEKKGKGQLLETLQKQEESSRKSIETLNHKVENLGSSLNVSEGKVVELTEKLNAATQQMTSLEQEQNKIIGDRDSALKAFNDYKKDKEEQLQTMTQTCQSLQKDQQQNLAALEDMKREKAELALKVQELDATILDLIAKCQHLDTENDNQNKSHAATLELLRTQLAEQEAQLRVYEKKVSGMELLSKENSQVKENLMSLEDTVKNLEELLENERRRSASLEGEKEKNSILERDLKSLSDSRDQTIAELAEQKETAKRLESQIHQMEEEHRRNSENLQHKLAETSDTLKHREKEIEKVSKEMNKWKDIADNANQVEKHIELIKKDYDEVCQQLGKEQSKVLEMEAKAKTDMTSHLDKISLLESELLAARTQLEEKEAQEKNLLQSVHSAEEKLRLAQEEEAKRVSQLEKSHSSTVQDLNLLSKELSEEKQKKAEIESNLQNLEKQKSERILSLESEIKNMEAALKAQENETKVLSTQMALLRKELEQSNLKHQQELHEKDNSVSQLREEKEKAIADLKSEQSNKLEVEVQLQKSLDTHKCEFSALQNELSRSLDLITIKENELERLSKEVSAKVEELMEEKQSSTKILEEVTRLKVFEEQAVKQKEELKHYNETVKATDSEIMALKATIDEKDNEIQRLERDIQEKTQENASIRENLQSLSNVVNSLESKVKDSEGMLQDRELRMNLAHKEAAEAKLAASKNASTSEQWQSALKALESEIQQERQKASELTKRLEESQSLQTERESSLEALKIELFHKVQELEQSQKALNESSKELSRVVSTSQVQEKSLTEEKEQTSKLQGEIERKKVQVEQMQGELKNMTAQLATKEKKFLETQELLERESTKSTDLEKQLKVIQEKLEVAVKEVNEKQSAIDVLQAESLNYKQEADKQSTSVSGLQKKLSSQDETVAKLQRDVKTWQEKCSQKEEEMSAVQQQLTNSQHLLQELTSLKSNYEEMKTEQTRRESQYKEELLKNQKMSEGLKTELEKTKAEVASLLSLKDLLSQKEATVETLEKENTDHLKKISKLQDENKQLNTEKKSLSQASDRSAKKSEMELSKIAEKHNKEMESVRQSYEKIISENKEQVNELSQKLEAVTSNYNHTKSKFQEEKQKLLAQVEQLEAVKKDQSEQVRELNKQISQQEKTIRSQQTKLKRDSDVHEEVEKKQRRLTELEKELEQQTQAVEHYKTQMEKAKVHYDAKKQQNQELNDKLQAITREQENLHKENEDLKKESERINKELQLSLLQTKEAEQNCKALTSQVRSLEAQVEYADRQLRQLGKFQVATDALKSRDTLMPPRKTRSHADVSTDSLELSDGDESPMNSTRMSSYRKNERAHREPSSTAAQVHSPEPISSNRLPKKVESLESLYFTPIPTTRAQSKLDSSIGSIADLSLDSTKKSRSARRRTTQIINITMTKRTKEEVEQEPESANSSFYSLRSGISLQALNQQSSTRRSGKPQPAVSAPSITRLPSQESLVKSQHTSSDDSFDSAVLMSLPGYRAKTRTSARLSQASGRSSFYVNTCQDEPDPQEDWTRIAELQQRNRACPPHLKTSYPLESRPSILSSTITDEEMKTGDPKETLRRATLLPSQIQIHEPPPNTRRMTLANTGMELSSGGGGITTRQQMKRVTEESHYGPDTPEAKKSASCFPRPMTPKDKPESRRVSTAESKASISQQAQSSRRQTMTFSILNTPKKLGSTLLKRGLNKKSTPKNTPQGRGSTSGTSKSPRLSVRKSPSRKSPRASTTKSPKTTSKFFERKQRNK; encoded by the exons ATGATTCGCCTTCGGGACGCACTCAAGCAGTGTCAGGACATGAAGACTGACAGAAACCAGCTGGAACGCAAGAATGACCAATTGTCTGACGAAAACGGAGATCTGTCCTACAAG GTCCGGGACTTGTCCAGCCGCTTGGCACAGCTGCAGGATGCCCTTAATGAAACTACAGAGGAGCACGAGCAGGCGATGGCTGGGTGGCAGCAACAGCAAAGTCAGCTGCAGAACGAGCTCAACGCTGCCATCACCGAGAAG AAACTGTTGGAAGAACACAACCTGATCCTACAAGGGAAGATATCTATGCTTGAGGATCAGTTAAAGAGAATGATGGAAAGTGAACAGTGCGAAAAAGGAGAGAGCATGGGCGACATCATGAGG ctggaaaATTTACAGCAAGAGGTCGTTTCGCTGAACACGAAATCAGTGGAACTTCAGGCTCAGATCACAGAGATGGAAGAACATAAGAGAGCTGCAGTGGCGGAGTTAGAGACACAAAAATCCCGCTTTGAATCTGAAAAACTTCAACTACAGGACATCGTCACCAATCTGCAGACTTCTCTTTCAGAAATCACCTTTCAAAAAGAGAAGCAAGACCAGGAAGCCAGGCAGCAGGAGGAGAAGTTAACGTGTCAAATAACCACACTGAAATTGGAGATCTCAAAGCTGAAATCTTCTCTGGCACAGAAGGATGAGATCCTCTCCTCTCTTCGGCAAGAagtggaagaagagaaaaaaggaaaagggcagCTGCTGGAAACCTTACAGAAACAAGAGGAGTCTTCAAGAAAAAGCATTGAAACGCTCAACCATAAGGTCGAAAATCTTGGAAGCAGTTTGAACGTCTCTGAAGGCAAAGTAGTGGAACTAACTGAAAAACTGAATGCAGCTACCCAACAAATGACAAGTTTAGAACAGGAACAGAATAAAATTATTGGTGACAGAGACTCTGCTTTAAAAGCATTCAACGATTATAAGAAAGACAAAGAGGAACAGTTACAGACAATGACCCAAACGTGTCAGTCTTTGCAGAAGGATCAGCAGCAAAATTTGGCAGCATTGGAAGATATGAAAAGGGAAAAGGCTGAGCTGGCATTAAAAGTTCAGGAACTAGATGCCACCATATTAGACTTGATAGCCAAATGCCAGCATCTCGACACGGAGAACGATAACCAGAACAAGTCTCATGCAGCAACTTTGGAGTTGCTAAGAACGCAGCTTGCCGAGCAAGAAGCCCAACTTAGAGTCTATGAGAAAAAAGTGTCTGGGATGGAGCTTCTGAGTAAAGAGAATAGCCAGGTTAAAGAAAATTTGATGTCTTTGGAAGACACGGTTAAAAACTTAGAAGAGCTCCTAGAAAATGAGAGAAGACGTTCGGCCTCGCTTGAGGGCGAGAAGGAGAAAAATTCAATTCTCGAGAGAGATCTGAAATCACTAAGTGACAGTAGAGACCAAACAATTGCAGAGCTTGCTGAGCAGAAAGAAACTGCTAAAAGACTGGAGTCCCAAATTCACCAAATGGAAGAGGAACATCGAAGAAACAGTGAGAACTTGCAACACAAACTGGCTGAAACCTCTGACACGCTCAAACATCgagaaaaagaaattgaaaaggtGAGCAAAGAAATGAACAAATGGAAAGATATCGCTGACAATGCAAACCAGGTAGAAAAGCAtattgaattaataaaaaaagattacgATGAGGTCTGCCAGCAACTGGGAAAAGAACAGTCAAAAGTGTTGGAGATGGAAGCTAAAGCAAAGACTGACATGACGTCCCATTTGGATAAGATATCGCTACTGGAATCTGAGCTGTTAGCCGCAAGAACCCAACTTGAGGAGAAAGAAGCTCAGGAGAAGAATCTGCTTCAGTCGGTTCATTCTGCAGAGGAGAAACTTAGATTAGCTCAGGAGGAGGAAGCAAAACGAGTTTCACAGCTAGAGAAGAGTCACAGTAGCACTGTGCAAGATCTTAACTTGCTCTCCAAAGAGCTTTCTGAAGAGAAGCAGAAAAAGGCAGAAATAGAATCTAATTTACAAAACCTAGAAAAGCAAAAATCAGAAAGAATTCTGTCTTTGGaatctgaaattaaaaatatgGAAGCAGCACTTAAAGCGCAGGAAAATGAGACAAAGGTTCTTTCTACACAGATGGCGCTACTTAGAAAAGAATTAGAGCAGTCAAATCTGAAACACCAACAAGAACTGCATGAAAAAGACAATTCTGTATCTCAGCTGCGTGAGGAGAAGGAAAAAGCAATTGCAGACCTAAAATCTGAACAAAGTAATAAATTAGAAGTGGAGGTTCAGCTACAGAAATCTCTAGACACTCATAAATGTGAATTCTCAGCTCTTCAAAACGAGCTCTCCCGTTCTCTCGATCTCATTACAATAAAGGAGAATGAGCTTGAGAGACTTTCTAAGGAAGTGTCTGCAAAGGTGGAGGAGTTAATGGAGGAAAAACAGTCTTCAACGAAGATCCTTGAAGAAGTAACCAGGTTAAAAGTATTCGAAGAACAAGCAGTAAAGCAGAAAGAAGAGCTGAAACATTACAATGAGACCGTAAAAGCTACAGACTCTGAGATTATGGCTTTAAAAGCAACCATTGATGAAAAAGATAATGAGATCCAGCGCCTGGAGCGTGATATCCAAGAAAAAACTCAGGAAAATGCCTCCATTCGTGAGAATCTCCAATCTTTGTCAAATGTGGTCAACTCTTTGGAGAGTAAAGTTAAAGATTCGGAGGGGATGTTGCAAGACAGGGAGTTGCGTATGAACCTTGCCCACAAAGAAGCTGCCGAAGCCAAACTTGCAGCATCTAAAAATGCATCTACATCAGAGCAGTGGCAAAGTGCTCTCAAGGCCTTGGAATCAGAGATCCAGCAGGAGAGGCAAAAGGCAAGTGAGCTTACAAAGCGACTGGAGGAGTCTCAGTCACTTCAGACTGAGAGGGAATCCTCCTTGGAAGCTTTAAAAATTGAGCTGTTCCACAAAGTTCAGGAGTTGGAGCAAAGTCAAAAGGCTTTGAATGAGTCGAGCAAGGAACTGTCACGTGTCGTGTCAACATCTCAAGTTCAGGAGAAATCTTTAACTGAAGAAAAGGAGCAAACATCCAAACTACAGGGAGAAATCGAGAGGAAGAAAGTTCAGGTGGAACAGATGCAAGGAGAGCTAAAGAACATGACTGCCCAGCTTGCCACCAAAGAGAAGAAGTTTTTAGAGACACAGGAGTTGCTTGAAAGAGAATCCACCAAAAGCACAGATCTTGAAAAGCAGCTTAAGGTAATTCAAGAAAAGCTGGAAGTAGCTGTAAAAGAGGTTAATGAGAAGCAAAGTGCCATTGACGTCCTCCAGGCTGAATCTTTGAACTACAAACAAGAAGCTGACAAGCAAAGTACTTCTGTATCTGGTTTGCAGAAAAAATTATCCTCTCAAGATGAAACTGTAGCAAAACTTCAACGAGACGTTAAGACCTGGCAAGAAAAATGTtcccagaaagaagaagaaatgtcTGCAGTTCAGCAACAACTTACTAACTCCCAACATTTGCTGCAGGAACTGACTTCTCTTAAAAGTAACTATGAGGAGATGAAGACTGAGCAGACAAGAAGAGAAAGCCAATACAAAGAGGAACTTCTAAAGAACCAAAAGATGTCTGAGGGCTTGAAGACAGAACTTGAAAAGACGAAGGCAGAGGTGGCCTCTCTTTTATCTTTAAAAGATTTATTGTCCCAAAAGGAAGCCACAGTGGAAACGCTTGAGAAAGAAAACACTGATCACCTCAAGAAGATCTCCAAGTTACAGGATGAGAACAAGCAGCTGAATACTGAAAAGAAGTCCTTGTCCCAGGCCTCTGACCGAAGTGCCAAGAAGAGTGAGATGGAGCTGTCAAAGATTGCAGAGAAGCATAATAAAGAGATGGAGTCTGTACGGCAGAGCTACGAGAAGATCATTTCTGAAAACAAGGAACAAGTAAATGAACTTAGCCAAAAACTGGAAGCAGTGACCAGCAATTACAACCATACGAAATCTAAGTTCCAGGAGGAGAAGCAGAAGCTCCTTGCCCAG GTGGAACAGTTGGAGGCAGTGAAGAAGGACCAAAGCGAGCAG GTTCGGGAACTTAACAAACAGATCAGCCAGCAGGAGAAGACCATTCGGAGCCAGCAAACAAAGCTTAAG AGGGACAGCGATGTGCATGAGGAGGTGGAAAAGAAGCAAAGGAGGTTGACAGAGCTGGAGAAAGAGTTGGAACAGCAGACGCAGGCTGTGGAGCACTACAAAACCCAG ATGGAGAAAGCCAAGGTGCACTACGATGCCAAGAAACAGCAAAACCAGGAACTCAATGACAAGCTGCAGGCCATCACCAGGGAGCAGGAGAATCTGCACAAGGAGAATGAAGATCTCAAGAAGGAGTCTGAGCGGATTAACAAAGAGCTCCAACTCTCTCTGCTGCAAACCAAAGAGGCCGAGCAGAACTGCAAGGCTCTGACCAGCCAAGTCCGCAGTCTGGAGGCTCAG GTGGAGTATGCAGACCGGCAGCTGAGGCAGTTGGGCAAATTTCAGGTGGCCACTGATGCCTTAAAGAGCCGAGACACACTCATGCCCCCGCGGAAGACTCGAAGTCATGCAGATGTCAGTACAGACAGCCTGGAGCTGAGTGATGGGGATGAAAGCCCAATGAACTCCACAAG AATGTCTTCTTACAGAAAGAACGAGCGAGCCCATCGGGAACCCTCCTCCACTGCCGCACAAGTACACAGTCCTGAACCCATTTCCTCCAACCGCCTGCCCAAAAAGGTGGAGTCCCTGGAGAGCCTTTACTTCACCCCAATCCCTACAACCCGTGCACAGTCCAAGCTGGACAGCAGCATTGGCTCAATAGCAGATCTTTCTTTGGACTCTACTAAGAAATCCCGCTCTGCCCGAAGACGGACCACCCAGATCATCAACATAACGATGACCAAG CGAACAAAGGAAGAAGTTGAACAAGAGCCAGAGAGCGCCAACAGCTCATTTTATAGCCTGCGCTCGGGTATCTCTCTCCAAGCTCTGAATCAGCAAAGCAGCACACGCCGAAGTGGGAAACCGCAGCCAGCTGTCTCTGCCCCGTCTATCACACGCCTGCCGTCCCAGGAGTCTCTGGTGAAATCCCAGCACACATCATCTGATGACAGCTTTGATAGCGCTGTCCTGATGAGTTTACCCGGATACCGGGCTAAAACACGCACTTCTGCCCGTCTGTCCCAGGCTAGCG GTCGCAGCAGCTTCTATGTGAACACGTGCCAGGATGAACCAGACCCTCAGGAAGACTGGACCAGAATAGCAGAACTGCAGCAACGGAACCGTGCGTGCCCTCCTCACCTGAAGACGTCTTATCCTTTGGAGTCTCGG cCGTCCATTTTATCTTCCACCATAACTGATGAGGAGATGAAGACAGGAGACCCCAAAGAGACATTACGACGAGCCACTTTGCTACCCTCTCAGATCCAGATCCATGAGCCTCCACCCAACACCCGAAGGATGACTCTGGCTAACACTGGGATGGAGCTGTCTTCAGGAGGAGGTGGAATAACCACCCGACAACAGATGAAACGGGTGACAGAGGAGTCACACTATGGTCCGGACACCCCAGAG GCAAAGAAGTCAGCAAGTTGCTTTCCTCGGCCAATGACTCCCAAAGACAAGCCGGAGTCCCGCAGAGTTTCCACTGCAGAAAGCAAAGCAAGCATCAGCCAGCAG GCACAGAGCTCACGTCGTCAGACCATGACTTTCAGCATCCTGAACACACCTAAGAAGCTGGGCTCAACTTTACTGAAGAGAGGTCTCAACAAAAAATCCACTCCGAAAAATACCCCCCAGGGGCGAGGATCTACCAGTGGCACCAGCAAATCCCCACGCCTTTCAGTTCGCAAATCGCCAAGCAGGAAGTCCCCGCGAGCATCCACAACAAAGTCTCCCAAGACAACCAGCAAG